A single region of the Streptomyces sp. NBC_01803 genome encodes:
- the qcrB gene encoding cytochrome bc1 complex cytochrome b subunit, producing the protein MSTTTDAPKTRGTAGPGERLADWTDGRLGLYTLAKANMRKIFPDHWSFLLGEICLYSFTILILTGTYLTLFFVPSMAEVEYDGPYVPMQGVMMTEAYASTLDISFEVRGGLLVRQIHHWAALIFVVGLLFHMMRVFFTGAFRKPRELNWLFGWTLLILAIFTGLTGYSLPDDLLSGTGIRFMEGAILATPVIGTYLQMFLFGGEFPGHDIIPRFFVIHVLLLPGIMLGLVTAHLILVFYHKHTQYAGPGKTNTNVVGMPFLPVYMAKAGGFFFLVFGVITAIAATVTINPVWVLGPYRPDQVSTNAQPDWYLGFSEGLVRMMPGWEWVIPGGYTLNLGLMIPLGVFPGMLVLIGLYPFFESWVTKDRREHHIAERPRNSPTRTGFGVAWLTAYVVSLIAGGNDVWAVNFNLSINAITWFCRGAFFILPVLTFIATRRICIGLQRRDMEKVLHGRETGIIKRLPHGEFIEVHEPLSPHQRYALVAHDQQQPVEIGAETDENGVRRKVSPLERLRARISRGYFGEHAQISKPTAEEYRAITSGEGHH; encoded by the coding sequence ATGAGTACGACAACTGACGCCCCGAAGACGAGGGGCACGGCCGGCCCGGGCGAGCGCCTCGCCGACTGGACCGACGGCCGGCTGGGGCTCTACACCCTGGCCAAGGCCAACATGCGGAAGATCTTCCCCGACCACTGGTCGTTCCTGCTGGGCGAGATCTGCCTCTACAGCTTCACCATCCTGATCCTCACCGGCACCTACCTGACCCTCTTCTTCGTGCCGAGCATGGCCGAGGTCGAGTACGACGGTCCCTATGTGCCGATGCAGGGCGTGATGATGACCGAGGCGTACGCCTCGACGCTCGACATCAGCTTCGAGGTCCGCGGCGGTCTGCTGGTCCGGCAGATCCACCACTGGGCCGCGCTGATCTTCGTCGTCGGCCTGCTCTTCCACATGATGCGGGTGTTCTTCACCGGCGCTTTCCGCAAGCCGCGCGAGCTCAACTGGCTGTTCGGCTGGACGCTGCTGATCCTCGCCATCTTCACCGGCCTCACCGGCTACTCGCTGCCGGACGACCTGCTCTCCGGCACCGGTATCCGGTTCATGGAGGGCGCGATCCTGGCGACACCGGTGATCGGCACCTATCTACAGATGTTCCTGTTCGGCGGGGAATTCCCCGGGCACGACATCATCCCGAGATTCTTCGTCATCCACGTGCTGTTGCTACCGGGCATCATGCTGGGGCTGGTCACCGCCCACCTGATCCTGGTCTTCTACCACAAGCACACCCAGTACGCCGGGCCGGGAAAGACGAACACCAACGTCGTCGGCATGCCGTTCCTGCCCGTCTACATGGCCAAGGCCGGCGGCTTCTTCTTCCTCGTCTTCGGCGTCATCACGGCCATCGCGGCGACCGTCACCATCAACCCCGTGTGGGTGCTGGGGCCATACCGGCCCGATCAGGTCTCCACGAACGCCCAGCCGGACTGGTATCTGGGCTTCTCCGAGGGCTTGGTGCGCATGATGCCCGGCTGGGAGTGGGTGATCCCCGGCGGGTACACGCTCAACCTGGGCCTGATGATCCCGCTCGGCGTCTTCCCGGGCATGCTGGTGCTGATCGGCCTCTACCCGTTCTTCGAATCCTGGGTCACCAAGGACCGGCGGGAGCACCACATCGCGGAGCGCCCGCGCAACAGCCCGACCAGGACCGGGTTCGGCGTGGCCTGGTTGACCGCGTACGTGGTCAGCCTCATCGCGGGCGGCAACGACGTGTGGGCGGTCAACTTCAACCTGTCCATCAACGCCATCACCTGGTTCTGCCGGGGCGCCTTCTTCATCCTGCCGGTGCTCACGTTCATCGCGACCCGGCGGATCTGCATCGGCCTCCAGCGCCGCGACATGGAGAAGGTCCTGCACGGCCGGGAGACCGGCATCATCAAGCGGCTGCCGCACGGCGAGTTCATCGAGGTGCACGAGCCGCTGTCGCCGCACCAGCGGTACGCGCTCGTCGCGCACGACCAGCAGCAGCCGGTCGAGATCGGTGCGGAGACCGACGAGAACGGCGTGCGGCGCAAGGTCAGCCCGCTGGAGCGGCTGCGCGCCCGGATCAGCCGCGGCTACTTCGGTGAGCACGCGCAGATCAGCAAGCCGACCGCCGAGGAGTACCGCGCCATCACCAGCGGCGAGGGACACCACTGA
- the ctaE gene encoding aa3-type cytochrome oxidase subunit III, with protein MATATAVDTGHAIPSVNRPNVTSVGTVIWLSSELMFFAALFAMYFTLRSVMGADYWQESAEALNLPFSATNTTILVLSSLTCQLGVFAAERGDVKKLRGWFVVTFVMGAVFIGGQVTEYVELVEHEGISLSSGPYGSAFYLTTGFHGMHVLGGLIAFLFVLGRTYAARRFTHEQATTAIVVSYYWHFVDVVWIGLFATIYLIQ; from the coding sequence GTGGCGACAGCAACAGCAGTAGATACCGGGCACGCGATCCCCTCGGTCAACAGGCCGAACGTCACCAGTGTCGGGACCGTCATCTGGCTGAGTTCCGAGTTGATGTTCTTCGCGGCCCTCTTCGCGATGTACTTCACCCTGCGGTCGGTGATGGGCGCGGACTACTGGCAGGAGAGCGCGGAAGCGCTCAATCTGCCTTTCTCCGCGACCAATACGACGATCCTGGTGCTTTCCTCCCTCACCTGCCAGCTCGGTGTGTTCGCCGCCGAGCGGGGCGATGTGAAGAAGCTCCGCGGTTGGTTCGTGGTCACCTTCGTCATGGGAGCCGTCTTCATCGGCGGACAGGTCACCGAGTACGTCGAACTGGTCGAGCACGAGGGCATCTCCCTCTCCTCCGGCCCCTACGGTTCGGCGTTCTACCTGACCACGGGCTTCCACGGGATGCACGTGCTGGGCGGGCTGATCGCGTTCCTGTTCGTCCTCGGGCGGACCTACGCCGCGCGGCGCTTCACCCACGAACAGGCCACCACGGCCATCGTCGTGTCGTACTACTGGCACTTCGTCGACGTCGTCTGGATCGGCCTCTTCGCCACCATCTACCTGATCCAGTAG
- a CDS encoding cytochrome c oxidase subunit 4: protein MRIQGHLFAWISVFMLSVAVVYGLWSKEPVGTTALFLSFALSAMIGFYLIFTARRVDTGAQDNKEADVADDAGELGFYSPHSWAPLVLGAGGAAAFMGPVFGWWFLYFTAPLVGVGLWLWVFEYYRGENQNQ, encoded by the coding sequence GTGAGGATCCAAGGGCACTTGTTCGCCTGGATCTCGGTCTTCATGCTGTCCGTGGCCGTCGTCTACGGACTGTGGTCCAAGGAGCCGGTCGGCACCACGGCGCTGTTCCTCTCGTTCGCCCTGTCGGCGATGATCGGGTTCTACCTGATCTTCACCGCCCGGCGGGTCGACACGGGCGCGCAGGACAACAAGGAGGCCGACGTCGCCGACGACGCCGGCGAGCTGGGCTTCTACAGCCCGCACAGCTGGGCCCCCCTGGTCCTCGGCGCGGGCGGCGCGGCGGCGTTCATGGGACCGGTCTTCGGCTGGTGGTTCCTGTACTTCACCGCGCCCCTGGTGGGCGTCGGCCTGTGGCTGTGGGTCTTCGAGTACTACCGCGGCGAGAACCAGAACCAGTGA
- the qcrC gene encoding cytochrome bc1 complex diheme cytochrome c subunit produces the protein MKKLSARRRHPMAALVVLLLALAATGGLYAAFAPADEAKADDGAQSLAIEEGKRLYDVGCSSCHGAGGQGGSDGPSLVGVGAAAVDFQVGTGRMPMQQPGPQAPDKPAVYTQAEIDQLAAYIASLGPGPAQPNTSAYDPAEGNSAEGGELFRTNCSGCHNFTGQGGALTHGKEAPGLDDVDPRYIYEALLTGPQNMPSFPDSTLPEEQKQDIIAFLQEVNTSESATPGGFTLGGFGPVSEGLFAFTFGIGALIAVSVWVGARTAKARKS, from the coding sequence GTGAAAAAGCTCTCCGCACGACGACGCCATCCCATGGCGGCCCTCGTCGTCCTGCTCCTCGCGCTGGCGGCCACAGGGGGGCTGTACGCCGCGTTCGCCCCCGCGGACGAGGCCAAGGCCGACGACGGGGCCCAGTCCCTCGCCATCGAGGAGGGCAAAAGGCTCTACGACGTCGGCTGCTCCAGCTGCCACGGCGCTGGCGGCCAGGGTGGCAGTGACGGTCCCAGCCTGGTGGGCGTGGGCGCCGCCGCTGTCGACTTCCAGGTCGGCACCGGCCGGATGCCGATGCAGCAGCCGGGTCCGCAGGCCCCGGACAAGCCCGCGGTGTACACGCAGGCCGAGATCGATCAGCTCGCCGCGTACATCGCCTCGCTCGGCCCCGGTCCCGCCCAGCCGAACACCAGCGCCTACGACCCCGCCGAGGGCAACTCGGCCGAGGGTGGCGAGCTGTTCCGGACCAACTGCTCCGGATGCCACAACTTCACCGGTCAGGGCGGCGCCCTGACGCACGGCAAGGAAGCCCCGGGGCTGGACGACGTCGACCCCCGGTACATCTACGAGGCCCTCCTCACCGGCCCGCAGAACATGCCCTCCTTCCCGGACTCCACCCTCCCCGAGGAGCAGAAGCAGGACATCATCGCGTTCCTCCAGGAGGTCAACACCTCCGAGTCGGCGACCCCGGGAGGGTTCACGCTCGGCGGCTTCGGCCCCGTCAGCGAGGGTCTCTTCGCCTTTACCTTCGGCATCGGCGCCCTGATCGCCGTCTCCGTGTGGGTCGGCGCCAGGACCGCGAAGGCCAGGAAGTCATGA
- the trpD gene encoding anthranilate phosphoribosyltransferase, whose product MSVVTPAGGDPAAVRTWPDVLASLLAGQDLTADETAWAMDRVMSGEATDAQIAGFAIALRAKGETVEEVTGLVRAMYEHAHLIEVPGPTVDIVGTGGDRAKTVNISTMSAIVVAGAGARVVKHGNRAASSASGASDVLEKLGVNLELTPRRVVEVAVEAGITFCFAVHFHPALRHVAAARRELGVPTTFNILGPLSNPARVRAQATGVADARMAPIMAGVLAERGTSALVFRGDDGLDELTVTSTSTVWVVRDGKVREEKFDPRDVGIELVPIEALRGADATYNAEVARRLLAGERGPVRDAVLLNSAAALVALTPGDGPLAEQLAAGMAKAAESIDTGAARTTLERWIAASHT is encoded by the coding sequence ATGAGCGTTGTGACCCCCGCCGGAGGCGACCCAGCGGCCGTGCGCACCTGGCCCGATGTGCTCGCGTCACTGCTCGCGGGCCAGGACCTGACCGCTGACGAGACGGCCTGGGCCATGGACCGCGTGATGAGCGGCGAGGCGACGGACGCCCAGATCGCCGGCTTCGCCATCGCCCTGCGTGCCAAGGGCGAGACGGTCGAGGAGGTCACCGGCCTGGTCCGGGCGATGTACGAGCACGCGCATCTGATCGAGGTGCCGGGGCCGACCGTGGACATCGTCGGCACCGGCGGCGACCGCGCCAAGACGGTCAACATCTCCACCATGTCCGCGATCGTGGTGGCCGGCGCGGGCGCCCGGGTCGTCAAGCACGGCAACCGCGCGGCGTCCAGCGCCAGCGGCGCGTCCGACGTGCTGGAGAAGCTCGGCGTCAACCTGGAGCTGACGCCGCGGCGAGTGGTCGAGGTCGCGGTGGAGGCCGGGATCACCTTCTGCTTCGCGGTCCACTTCCACCCGGCGCTGCGGCATGTGGCCGCCGCCCGGCGGGAGTTGGGCGTCCCGACCACGTTCAACATCCTGGGCCCGCTCAGCAACCCGGCCCGCGTCCGCGCCCAGGCGACGGGCGTCGCCGACGCGCGGATGGCGCCGATCATGGCGGGCGTGCTGGCCGAACGCGGCACCTCCGCCCTGGTGTTCCGGGGCGACGACGGCTTGGACGAGCTGACCGTCACCTCCACCTCCACGGTGTGGGTGGTGCGCGACGGGAAGGTGCGGGAGGAGAAGTTCGATCCCCGCGACGTGGGGATCGAGCTGGTCCCCATCGAGGCCCTGCGCGGCGCGGACGCCACCTACAACGCGGAGGTCGCGCGCCGCCTGCTCGCGGGCGAACGCGGCCCGGTGCGCGACGCTGTCCTGCTGAACTCGGCGGCGGCCCTGGTCGCCCTGACCCCCGGGGACGGTCCGCTGGCGGAGCAACTCGCGGCGGGCATGGCGAAGGCCGCCGAATCCATCGACACGGGCGCGGCGCGCACCACCCTGGAGCGCTGGATCGCCGCCAGTCACACGTAG
- a CDS encoding Lrp/AsnC family transcriptional regulator, protein MITSIVLIKTSVDRVPEVAERIAALEGVSEVYSVTGPHDLIAMVRVRGHEDLAEVIPGRISKVPGVESTETHIAFRTYSRHDLEAAFAIGLDA, encoded by the coding sequence GTGATCACTTCGATCGTGCTCATCAAGACCAGCGTGGACCGCGTCCCTGAGGTCGCGGAGCGGATCGCGGCGTTGGAGGGGGTCAGCGAGGTCTACTCGGTGACCGGCCCCCACGACCTTATCGCCATGGTCCGCGTCCGCGGCCACGAGGACCTCGCGGAGGTGATCCCGGGCCGCATCAGCAAAGTACCGGGCGTGGAGTCGACCGAAACCCACATCGCCTTCCGCACGTACTCCCGACACGACCTCGAAGCGGCCTTCGCGATCGGTCTCGACGCCTGA
- the qcrA gene encoding cytochrome bc1 complex Rieske iron-sulfur subunit: protein MSSHDNERNDKVLSDDHLPQSPEGRGQVAVADDPFADPGLPPHEPRRQDVDERAAKRSERTISLLFTLAMLATVGFIAVYSTVSVEKIVYIFPFGHVSATNFGLGLTLAVALFATGAGAIHWARTLMSDLETADERHAVEATPEVKAKVFDDWKQGVAESQWTRRKMVRNTMLGALTLVPLTGVVLLRDLGPLPYSRLRHTAWKEGSLIINESTMQPLRPEDIVVGSLTQAMPEGLDPHAEDFHAEIAKAAVMLVRLEPEEIKDQRSAEWGHEGILCYSKICTHIGCPATLYEQQTHHALCPCHQSTFDLADGARVLFGPAGHPLPQLRIAVNDEGYLQALGDFEEPPGPSFWERG from the coding sequence ATGAGTAGCCACGACAACGAACGAAACGACAAGGTGCTGTCCGACGACCACCTGCCCCAGAGCCCGGAGGGAAGGGGCCAGGTCGCCGTCGCGGACGACCCGTTCGCCGACCCGGGCCTGCCCCCGCACGAGCCGCGCCGCCAGGACGTGGACGAGCGGGCCGCCAAGCGCTCCGAGCGCACGATCTCGCTGCTGTTCACGCTGGCCATGCTGGCCACGGTCGGCTTCATCGCCGTCTACTCGACCGTCAGCGTCGAGAAGATCGTTTACATCTTCCCGTTCGGGCACGTCAGCGCCACGAACTTCGGGCTCGGACTGACGCTGGCCGTGGCGCTGTTCGCCACCGGCGCCGGCGCCATCCACTGGGCCCGCACGCTGATGTCCGATCTGGAGACCGCCGACGAGCGGCACGCCGTCGAGGCCACGCCCGAGGTCAAGGCCAAGGTCTTCGACGACTGGAAGCAGGGCGTCGCCGAGTCCCAGTGGACCCGCCGCAAGATGGTGCGCAACACCATGCTCGGCGCGCTGACCCTCGTTCCCCTCACCGGCGTCGTGCTGCTGCGCGACCTGGGCCCGCTGCCCTACAGCCGACTGCGGCACACGGCGTGGAAGGAGGGCTCGCTGATCATCAACGAGTCCACCATGCAGCCGCTGCGCCCCGAGGACATCGTGGTCGGCTCCCTCACCCAGGCCATGCCCGAGGGACTCGACCCGCACGCCGAGGACTTCCACGCGGAGATCGCCAAGGCCGCGGTCATGCTGGTGCGGCTGGAGCCCGAGGAGATCAAGGACCAGCGTTCGGCCGAGTGGGGCCACGAGGGCATCCTCTGCTACTCCAAGATCTGCACCCACATCGGCTGTCCGGCGACGCTCTACGAGCAGCAGACCCACCACGCGCTCTGCCCCTGCCACCAGTCGACGTTCGACCTCGCGGACGGGGCCCGGGTGCTCTTCGGCCCGGCAGGCCACCCCCTGCCGCAGCTTCGCATCGCGGTGAACGACGAAGGTTATCTCCAAGCGCTCGGCGACTTCGAGGAGCCGCCCGGCCCGAGCTTCTGGGAGCGCGGATGA
- the ctaC gene encoding aa3-type cytochrome oxidase subunit II, which yields MSPNGSDRSSRRPMRRILPQALIAGLVLATATGCTSEDFPRLGMPTPVTEEAPRILSLWQGSWATALVTGVLVWGLILWSVFFHRRSRTKVEVPPQNRYNLPIEALYTLVPLIIVSVLFYFTARDQTELLETSDEPDHIINVVGFQWSWGFNYIEPVGASDGDAREAPELAAIPDRVQDRFPAGADGVYEVGTPADRNPDTGNPGPTLVLPVGETVQFVLTSRDVIHSFWVVPFLMKQDVIPGHTNTFEVTPSRQGTFLGKCAELCGVDHSRMLFNVKVVSPEEYDAYLRELADQGQTGYIPAGIEQSDAARNAETNEGQS from the coding sequence GTGAGTCCCAACGGCTCCGACCGCTCGTCGCGGCGCCCGATGCGGCGGATCCTGCCGCAGGCGCTCATCGCGGGCCTGGTCCTGGCAACCGCGACAGGTTGCACATCGGAGGACTTCCCCCGCCTCGGCATGCCCACCCCGGTGACGGAGGAGGCGCCCCGCATCCTGTCCCTGTGGCAGGGCTCGTGGGCCACCGCGCTCGTCACGGGGGTGCTGGTCTGGGGCCTCATCCTGTGGAGCGTGTTCTTCCACCGCCGCTCCAGGACGAAGGTCGAGGTTCCCCCGCAGAACCGGTACAACCTCCCCATCGAGGCCCTGTACACGCTCGTCCCGCTGATCATCGTCTCGGTCCTCTTCTACTTCACGGCCCGTGACCAGACCGAGCTGCTGGAGACCTCGGACGAGCCGGACCACATCATCAACGTGGTCGGCTTCCAGTGGAGCTGGGGTTTCAACTACATCGAGCCGGTGGGCGCCTCCGACGGCGACGCCAGGGAGGCGCCCGAGCTGGCGGCCATCCCGGACCGCGTTCAGGACCGCTTCCCCGCGGGGGCGGATGGCGTCTACGAGGTCGGCACCCCCGCCGACCGCAACCCCGACACGGGCAACCCGGGCCCCACCCTGGTGCTGCCCGTGGGTGAGACCGTGCAGTTCGTCCTCACCTCGCGGGACGTCATCCACTCCTTCTGGGTGGTGCCGTTCCTGATGAAGCAGGACGTCATCCCCGGGCACACCAACACCTTCGAGGTGACCCCCAGCCGTCAGGGCACCTTCCTCGGCAAGTGCGCCGAGCTCTGCGGCGTGGACCACTCCCGCATGCTCTTCAACGTCAAGGTCGTGTCGCCCGAGGAGTACGACGCGTACCTGCGGGAGCTCGCGGACCAGGGTCAGACGGGTTACATCCCGGCCGGCATCGAGCAGTCGGACGCCGCACGGAACGCCGAGACCAACGAGGGGCAGTCGTGA
- a CDS encoding L,D-transpeptidase, giving the protein MSHISRTTLSAALLAAPLLAGLTACGESDHPLAADPYDAMEQLSFGTAEGEEATAVDPDSPLKISAKGSDTRITDVVATDTTGRPLAGELAADGRGWRSTSPLAADATYTVRVSTEDGGGTPGRGIHSFTTRASDTKRLDVAFGPEAGTYGVGQPITATLSRAVPDERERALVEAALTVRSEPAVEGAWHWVDDKELHYRPEEYWPAHARISVVSNLEGLAIRDDLRGGSGKSLELKTGDRVEAVADISAHTMTVSRNGEELRTLPITTGKEGFRTRSGKKVVLGREAQVRMTGTSIGIPAGSADSYDLNVEWAARLTWSGEYVHGAPWSVGSQGVDNVSHGCTGLSTENARWFYELVKPGDIVEHVNGFGEDMAPFGNGFGDWNLSWEAWLEGSALGAEDQPAADRPEGRLAPRV; this is encoded by the coding sequence ATGAGTCACATATCTCGGACAACGCTCAGCGCCGCGCTGCTGGCCGCTCCGTTGCTGGCCGGGCTCACCGCCTGCGGCGAGAGCGACCACCCGCTGGCCGCCGACCCGTACGACGCCATGGAGCAGCTTTCCTTCGGCACCGCGGAGGGCGAGGAGGCCACCGCCGTCGATCCCGACTCGCCCCTGAAGATCAGCGCCAAGGGCTCGGACACCCGCATCACCGACGTGGTCGCCACCGACACCACCGGCCGCCCCCTGGCGGGCGAGCTGGCCGCCGACGGCCGGGGCTGGCGCAGCACCTCACCACTGGCCGCCGACGCCACGTACACCGTCCGGGTCAGCACCGAGGACGGCGGTGGCACCCCCGGGCGAGGCATCCACAGCTTCACCACCCGCGCCTCGGACACCAAGCGCCTGGACGTCGCCTTCGGCCCGGAGGCGGGCACCTACGGCGTCGGGCAGCCCATCACGGCGACCCTCAGCCGCGCGGTCCCGGACGAGCGCGAACGGGCCCTCGTGGAGGCCGCCCTGACAGTCCGCTCCGAGCCCGCCGTGGAAGGCGCCTGGCACTGGGTGGACGACAAGGAACTGCACTACCGCCCCGAGGAGTACTGGCCCGCGCACGCCCGGATCTCCGTCGTGTCCAACCTGGAGGGCCTGGCCATCCGGGACGACCTGCGCGGCGGCAGCGGCAAGTCCCTGGAGCTCAAGACCGGGGACCGGGTCGAGGCCGTCGCCGACATCAGCGCCCACACCATGACCGTCTCCCGCAACGGCGAGGAGCTGCGCACCCTGCCGATCACCACCGGCAAGGAGGGCTTCCGCACCCGCAGCGGCAAGAAGGTCGTCCTCGGCCGCGAGGCGCAGGTGCGGATGACGGGCACGAGCATCGGCATCCCGGCCGGGAGCGCCGACTCCTACGACCTGAACGTCGAATGGGCCGCCCGTCTCACCTGGAGCGGCGAGTACGTGCACGGCGCGCCCTGGTCGGTCGGCTCCCAGGGCGTGGACAACGTCAGCCACGGCTGCACCGGCCTCAGCACCGAGAACGCCCGCTGGTTCTACGAGCTGGTCAAGCCCGGCGATATCGTCGAACACGTCAACGGTTTCGGCGAGGACATGGCGCCGTTCGGCAACGGCTTCGGCGACTGGAACCTCTCCTGGGAGGCGTGGCTGGAGGGCAGCGCGCTGGGCGCCGAGGACCAGCCGGCGGCGGACCGGCCGGAAGGCCGGCTGGCACCGCGCGTCTGA
- a CDS encoding cysteine desulfurase/sulfurtransferase TusA family protein: MPYFDAASSLPLHPVARQALVAALEDGWADPARPHREGRRARMLLDAARETAAEAVGCRPDELTFTSSGTRALHTGIAGALAGRARAGRRLVVSAVEHSAVLHAAEAHRDAGGEVTEIGVDRGGRVAPGDVAAALDGTAVALVCVQSANHEVGTRQPVGAVAEVCRSAGVPLLVDAAQSLAWGPVEGDWSLLAASAHKWGGPPGVGLLAVRKGVRFAPARPVDERESGRAAGFENIPAVVAAAASLRAVRQEADAEATRLRELVDRVRAQVPRLVPDVEVVGDPVRRLPHIVTFSCLYADGEALLYALDREGFGVSSGSSCTSSTLTPSHVLRAMGVLSEGNVRLSLPPGTAEEDVERFLAALPDAVASVRAALAPPPAAAPVVAAGEEGRLTVDSLGKRCPIPVIELARAIGRVPVGGVITVLSDDAAARLDIPAWCGMRGQEYLGESADAPASGTAYRVRRLS; the protein is encoded by the coding sequence GTGCCCTACTTCGACGCCGCGTCCTCGCTTCCCCTCCATCCCGTGGCCCGGCAGGCGCTGGTCGCCGCCCTGGAAGACGGCTGGGCCGACCCCGCCCGCCCGCACCGGGAGGGACGCCGGGCCCGGATGCTGCTGGACGCCGCGCGGGAGACGGCGGCCGAGGCCGTGGGCTGCCGCCCGGACGAATTGACGTTCACCTCCTCGGGGACGCGCGCGCTGCACACCGGCATCGCGGGCGCGCTCGCCGGGCGGGCCCGGGCCGGGCGGCGGCTGGTGGTGTCGGCCGTCGAGCACTCGGCGGTGCTGCACGCCGCCGAGGCCCACCGGGACGCGGGCGGCGAGGTCACCGAGATCGGCGTGGACCGGGGCGGCCGGGTCGCGCCGGGGGATGTCGCGGCGGCGCTGGACGGCACGGCCGTCGCGCTGGTGTGCGTGCAGTCGGCCAACCACGAGGTGGGGACCCGTCAGCCGGTGGGCGCCGTCGCGGAGGTGTGCCGTTCGGCGGGGGTGCCGCTGCTGGTGGACGCGGCGCAGTCGCTGGCCTGGGGGCCGGTGGAAGGGGACTGGTCGCTGCTGGCGGCGAGCGCGCACAAGTGGGGCGGCCCGCCCGGGGTGGGACTGCTCGCGGTGCGCAAGGGAGTGCGGTTCGCGCCCGCGCGGCCGGTGGACGAACGGGAGTCGGGGCGGGCGGCGGGCTTCGAGAACATCCCGGCCGTGGTCGCGGCGGCGGCCTCGCTGCGGGCGGTGCGGCAGGAGGCGGACGCGGAGGCGACGCGCCTGCGGGAGCTGGTGGACCGGGTACGCGCCCAGGTGCCGCGCCTGGTGCCGGACGTCGAGGTGGTCGGCGACCCGGTGCGCCGACTGCCGCACATCGTGACGTTCTCCTGTCTCTACGCCGACGGGGAGGCGCTGCTGTACGCGCTCGACCGGGAGGGGTTCGGCGTGTCCTCCGGCTCCTCGTGCACCTCCAGCACGCTGACGCCGAGCCACGTGCTGCGGGCGATGGGTGTGTTGTCGGAGGGGAACGTCCGGCTGTCGCTGCCGCCGGGAACGGCGGAGGAGGACGTGGAACGCTTCCTCGCGGCACTGCCCGACGCCGTCGCCTCGGTCCGCGCGGCGCTGGCCCCTCCCCCGGCCGCCGCGCCGGTGGTGGCGGCCGGGGAGGAGGGTCGGCTGACCGTGGACTCGCTGGGCAAGCGGTGCCCGATCCCGGTGATCGAGCTGGCCAGGGCGATCGGCCGGGTGCCGGTGGGCGGAGTGATCACGGTCCTGTCGGACGACGCGGCGGCCCGCCTCGACATCCCGGCCTGGTGCGGGATGCGCGGCCAGGAGTACCTGGGCGAATCCGCCGACGCCCCCGCCTCCGGCACGGCCTACCGTGTCCGCCGTCTGTCCTGA